The following proteins are encoded in a genomic region of Hoeflea phototrophica DFL-43:
- a CDS encoding AEC family transporter, whose protein sequence is MIPIFESILPIFLIVLLGAALRRAKVIDQSVWPGLEILGYYVLFPALLFLTLGRADFTGLELGKVAMVSLLAMAVMTLLLILLYPLGRLRGLSDPSYTSVFQTSSRWNAFIALAIAHKISGPEGLALVALVMAVIIIPLNLINVAMLVWFSPGARSMSVLVKRIVGNPLILGCLLGLAVNFAPFGIYPPLEQAVDLIARSALGLGLLMVGAGLKVSDALRPGPAVLLPTALKLVVFPIIMIALALGFGLEGETVTVLALCAAVPTAMNGYLLARQMGGDAPLYAAVATLQTAGSFLTIPAALWAAAQLAGG, encoded by the coding sequence ATGATTCCAATCTTCGAGAGCATTTTACCGATCTTTCTCATCGTGCTGCTTGGCGCGGCGCTCAGGCGTGCAAAAGTCATCGATCAGAGCGTCTGGCCCGGGCTTGAAATCCTGGGGTATTATGTGCTGTTCCCCGCACTCCTTTTCCTGACATTGGGACGGGCAGACTTTACCGGTCTTGAACTTGGAAAAGTCGCCATGGTTTCGCTGCTTGCGATGGCGGTGATGACGCTGTTGTTGATCCTGCTCTACCCGCTTGGGCGTCTGCGTGGACTGAGTGATCCGAGCTACACATCGGTGTTTCAGACCTCTTCACGCTGGAACGCGTTCATTGCGCTGGCAATTGCGCATAAAATCTCCGGGCCCGAGGGTCTGGCGCTTGTGGCGCTGGTGATGGCGGTGATCATTATCCCACTCAATCTCATCAATGTTGCCATGCTGGTCTGGTTCAGTCCCGGGGCGCGCAGCATGTCCGTGCTGGTCAAGCGGATTGTCGGCAATCCGTTGATCCTCGGCTGCCTGCTTGGACTTGCCGTCAATTTTGCGCCCTTCGGGATCTATCCTCCACTTGAACAGGCGGTCGACCTGATCGCCCGCTCCGCGCTCGGCCTCGGGCTCCTGATGGTTGGTGCGGGATTGAAGGTGTCGGACGCGCTCCGGCCCGGCCCGGCGGTGCTGTTGCCGACAGCGCTCAAGCTGGTGGTGTTTCCGATCATCATGATCGCGCTGGCGCTTGGCTTCGGTCTTGAAGGCGAGACAGTGACCGTTCTCGCACTATGCGCAGCAGTGCCCACGGCGATGAACGGCTATCTGCTGGCGCGGCAGATGGGCGGTGATGCACCGCTCTATGCCGCAGTAGCAACCTTGCAGACAGCCGGGTCTTTCCTCACCATCCCGGCGGCACTCTGGGCCGCAGCTCAGCTGGCCGGCGGGTAG
- a CDS encoding DUF6105 family protein, with protein sequence MRTFLILWVTPITLLGGWYGLSYYDMNFGYRILSRDLHDLVFIIYGDLLGIKPESIPPLVLKAIILDTLLVLGFIVIKRRRKQIWSAIKGWFTRDASHDVPIDGIKAPDQEYPRMS encoded by the coding sequence GTGAGAACGTTCCTGATCCTCTGGGTGACCCCGATCACGCTGCTTGGCGGCTGGTATGGCCTGTCCTATTACGACATGAACTTCGGCTACAGGATCCTGAGCCGGGATCTGCATGACCTGGTTTTCATTATTTACGGTGATCTTCTCGGCATCAAACCCGAATCGATCCCGCCGCTGGTGCTCAAGGCCATCATCCTCGACACATTACTGGTGCTTGGCTTCATTGTGATCAAGCGCCGCCGCAAGCAGATCTGGTCGGCAATCAAGGGATGGTTCACGCGTGACGCGAGCCATGATGTGCCGATTGACGGCATCAAGGCGCCTGACCAGGAATACCCCCGGATGTCATGA
- the ruvX gene encoding Holliday junction resolvase RuvX translates to MAVMEVEDLEAFLTPGQTIAGLDLGTKTIGLAVSDLSRSLASPRPVIKRRKFTLDAIDLLTALKRDQVGAVVIGLPVNMDGSEGPRVQATRAFVRNMIEKTDLPFVFWDERLSTVAAERALIEMDVSRKKRAERIDSAAASFILQGALDRLQGLRAAARTRS, encoded by the coding sequence ATGGCAGTCATGGAAGTCGAGGATCTGGAGGCGTTCCTAACGCCTGGTCAGACCATCGCCGGACTGGATCTGGGGACCAAGACCATCGGTCTCGCGGTTTCGGACCTGTCCCGGTCACTGGCCTCTCCAAGGCCGGTGATCAAGCGCCGGAAGTTCACGCTCGACGCCATTGACCTGCTCACAGCGCTCAAGCGCGACCAGGTGGGTGCAGTGGTGATCGGTCTGCCGGTCAACATGGATGGCAGCGAAGGGCCGAGGGTGCAGGCCACGCGCGCTTTCGTGCGCAACATGATCGAGAAAACCGATCTGCCCTTCGTCTTCTGGGACGAGCGGCTGTCGACGGTGGCTGCTGAACGGGCGCTGATTGAAATGGATGTGTCGCGCAAGAAGCGGGCCGAACGGATCGATTCGGCGGCGGCAAGCTTCATCCTGCAGGGGGCGCTTGACCGGCTCCAGGGGCTGCGCGCAGCCGCCCGGACCAGGTCATGA
- a CDS encoding metal-dependent hydrolase: MKITWLGHAAFRLETAKATILIDPFFTGNPGFAGNDLKDAAKGVTHILLTHGHGDHVGDTAQIAKETGAVVLANADLATWLGQHHGLDKLEPGNTGGTISLGGFSTTFVNALHSSAHITSDGVSHSLGNANGLMLHFEDEPSLLHMGDTDIFSDMALINELHRPEIGLVPIGDRFTMGGAVAALACRRFFSFAKVIPCHYGTFPIIDQTADAFVEAMEGDAQNVAVPKSGESVEA, translated from the coding sequence ATGAAGATCACCTGGCTCGGCCATGCAGCCTTCCGGTTGGAAACCGCCAAGGCGACCATTCTGATAGACCCGTTTTTCACGGGAAATCCCGGCTTTGCCGGCAATGACCTCAAGGACGCGGCCAAGGGCGTGACCCATATTCTCCTCACCCATGGCCATGGCGACCATGTGGGGGACACCGCGCAAATCGCCAAGGAAACCGGCGCAGTGGTGCTTGCCAATGCCGATCTGGCGACCTGGCTCGGCCAGCATCATGGTCTCGACAAGCTTGAGCCGGGCAACACCGGCGGCACGATTTCACTGGGTGGCTTTTCCACCACCTTCGTCAACGCGCTCCATTCTTCGGCGCACATCACCTCGGACGGCGTGTCGCATTCGCTGGGCAATGCCAACGGGCTGATGCTGCATTTCGAGGATGAGCCATCGTTGCTGCACATGGGCGACACCGATATCTTCTCCGACATGGCGCTGATCAACGAGTTGCACCGCCCTGAAATCGGGCTGGTTCCGATTGGCGACCGCTTCACCATGGGCGGCGCTGTTGCGGCACTCGCCTGCCGCAGGTTCTTCTCCTTCGCCAAGGTGATCCCCTGCCATTACGGCACGTTCCCGATCATCGATCAGACCGCGGATGCCTTTGTCGAGGCGATGGAAGGGGATGCGCAAAATGTTGCCGTGCCCAAATCGGGGGAAAGCGTCGAGGCCTGA
- the gatC gene encoding Asp-tRNA(Asn)/Glu-tRNA(Gln) amidotransferase subunit GatC, which translates to MSVDLATVKRVAHLARIAVSEEEAARMEGELNVILGFVEQLSEVDVDGVEPMTSVMPMAMKKREDVVTDGSKAEDIVANAPETTDSFFMVPKVVE; encoded by the coding sequence ATGTCCGTAGATCTTGCCACCGTCAAACGCGTTGCGCACCTGGCCCGCATTGCTGTCTCCGAAGAGGAAGCCGCGCGCATGGAAGGCGAACTCAACGTCATCCTCGGCTTTGTCGAGCAACTGTCCGAAGTCGATGTCGATGGCGTCGAGCCGATGACCTCGGTGATGCCCATGGCGATGAAGAAGCGCGAAGACGTCGTCACCGACGGCTCCAAGGCTGAGGACATTGTCGCCAATGCGCCCGAGACGACCGACAGTTTCTTCATGGTGCCGAAGGTGGTCGAGTAA
- a CDS encoding GNAT family N-acetyltransferase, which translates to MAVSIAIESPLQDEVKTLVEALDAHLAPLAPAEFNFGLDIDEMAASDTTVFVARNGDGLAVGVGALKDIGLFQSQHLGEIKRMYTDPAVRGQRIGVKLLDAIETRARALGIERLVLETGVGEGLAAAVRLYQNHGFTECGVVLDYPESDYSRFFEKKLSA; encoded by the coding sequence ATGGCTGTCTCAATCGCCATTGAAAGTCCGCTTCAGGACGAGGTGAAGACGCTGGTTGAAGCGCTGGATGCGCATCTGGCGCCGCTGGCACCTGCTGAGTTCAATTTCGGCCTCGATATTGACGAGATGGCCGCCAGCGATACCACCGTCTTTGTTGCGCGCAATGGGGATGGTCTTGCTGTGGGCGTTGGTGCGCTCAAGGACATTGGCCTTTTTCAAAGTCAGCACCTGGGCGAGATCAAGCGCATGTACACCGATCCCGCCGTGCGCGGGCAGCGCATCGGTGTGAAACTGCTGGACGCCATCGAAACCCGTGCCAGGGCGCTTGGTATCGAGCGGCTTGTGCTTGAGACCGGTGTTGGCGAGGGACTTGCCGCCGCCGTCCGCCTTTATCAGAACCACGGCTTCACCGAGTGTGGTGTCGTGCTTGATTATCCCGAATCCGATTATTCCCGGTTCTTTGAAAAGAAGTTGTCCGCATGA
- the gatA gene encoding Asp-tRNA(Asn)/Glu-tRNA(Gln) amidotransferase subunit GatA — protein sequence MSDLTRLTIAEARDEMNKGALSSADLTDAYLAAIEAANKALNAYVTVTGDKARDMAKASDARRAAGTVGALEGIPLGIKDLFGTEGEHTQACSHVLDGFKPRYESTVTANLWADGAVMLGKLNMDEFAMGSSNETSYYGPVINPWRAEGSNSDLVPGGSSGGSAAAVSAMLCAGATATDTGGSIRQPAAFTGTVGIKPTYGRCSRWGVVAFASSLDQAGPIARDVRDAAILLKSMASVDDKDTTSVDLPVPDYEAALGGSVRGLKIGIPREYRMDGMPAEIDALWQQGIAWLKDAGAEIVDIELPHTKYALPAYYIVAPAEASSNLARYDGVRYGLRVPGKDIADMYEKTRAEGFGQEVKRRIMIGTYVLSAGYYDAYYLRAQKVRTLIKRDFELAFNAGVDAILTPATPSSAFAIGDEELAADPVKMYLNDVFTVTVNMAGLPGIAVPAGLDPKGLPLGLQLIGRPFEEETLFKTAHVIEQAAGRFEPKRWW from the coding sequence ATGAGTGACCTGACCCGCCTGACCATCGCCGAAGCCCGCGACGAGATGAACAAGGGCGCGCTTTCAAGCGCCGATCTGACCGACGCCTACCTGGCCGCGATCGAAGCCGCCAACAAGGCGCTCAATGCCTATGTGACGGTGACCGGCGACAAGGCCCGCGACATGGCGAAGGCCTCCGACGCTCGCCGCGCTGCAGGAACCGTTGGCGCGCTCGAGGGCATTCCGCTTGGCATCAAGGACCTGTTCGGCACCGAAGGTGAGCACACCCAGGCTTGCTCTCACGTGCTTGACGGTTTCAAGCCGCGCTACGAGTCCACAGTCACCGCCAATCTCTGGGCCGATGGCGCGGTGATGCTGGGCAAGTTGAACATGGACGAGTTCGCCATGGGCTCGTCGAATGAGACTTCCTATTACGGCCCGGTGATCAACCCGTGGCGCGCAGAAGGCTCCAATTCCGACCTGGTTCCCGGCGGTTCGTCGGGCGGTTCGGCTGCTGCTGTCTCGGCGATGCTGTGTGCCGGCGCGACTGCCACCGACACCGGCGGCTCGATCCGTCAGCCCGCAGCCTTCACCGGTACAGTCGGCATCAAGCCAACCTATGGCCGCTGCTCGCGTTGGGGCGTGGTTGCATTTGCCTCCTCGCTCGATCAGGCTGGCCCGATTGCCCGCGATGTGCGCGATGCGGCGATCCTGCTCAAGTCGATGGCCTCGGTTGACGACAAGGACACCACTTCGGTTGATCTGCCGGTGCCTGATTACGAAGCCGCGCTCGGCGGTTCCGTCAGGGGCCTGAAGATCGGCATCCCGCGCGAATACCGCATGGACGGCATGCCCGCCGAGATCGACGCGCTCTGGCAGCAGGGGATTGCCTGGCTTAAGGATGCGGGCGCCGAGATCGTCGATATCGAGCTGCCGCACACCAAATACGCGCTGCCCGCCTATTACATCGTTGCCCCCGCCGAAGCCTCGTCGAACCTGGCGCGCTATGATGGCGTGCGTTACGGCCTGCGCGTGCCCGGCAAGGACATCGCCGACATGTATGAGAAAACCCGCGCCGAAGGCTTTGGCCAGGAGGTCAAGCGCCGCATCATGATCGGCACCTATGTGCTTTCGGCCGGCTATTATGACGCCTATTACCTGCGCGCCCAGAAGGTCCGCACCTTGATCAAACGGGATTTCGAGCTGGCCTTCAACGCCGGTGTCGATGCCATCCTGACGCCCGCCACGCCGTCCTCGGCCTTCGCAATCGGCGACGAGGAACTGGCCGCAGATCCGGTCAAGATGTATCTCAATGACGTCTTCACCGTCACCGTCAACATGGCAGGCCTCCCGGGCATCGCCGTGCCTGCCGGCCTCGACCCCAAGGGCCTGCCCCTCGGCCTGCAGCTGATCGGCCGCCCCTTCGAGGAAGAAACCCTGTTCAAGACCGCCCACGTGATCGAACAGGCGGCTGGAAGGTTCGAGCCGAAGCGGTGGTGGTGA
- a CDS encoding IS3 family transposase (programmed frameshift), with protein sequence MKTSRFSEPQILAILRQAEGGVPVPELCREHGMSTASFYKWRAKYGGMDASMISQMKALEDENRRLKKMYAEMSMQAELLKEALGKKMTRPSQRREMAGKAVALRGVSIALACRTFEVSETCYRYSAKLNDENEHIADLLIGLTRAKKTWGFGLCFLYLRNVQGHRWNHKRVYRIYRKLELNLRIKPRKRLKRDKPDALAVPDQPNLVWSMDFMADRLEDGRQFRLLNVLDDFNREGLGIEVDFSLPAERVIRSLNQIIEWRGKPMSIRVDNGPEYVSGKLMEWAETQGIALSHIQPGKPQQNAYVERYNRTVRHEWLDQYIIESIEEAQEFATQWLWTYNNERPNMGIGGITPAQKLKMAA encoded by the exons ATGAAGACGAGCAGATTTAGCGAACCACAAATCCTGGCGATCCTGCGCCAGGCAGAAGGCGGCGTCCCGGTGCCAGAGTTGTGCCGGGAGCATGGGATGAGCACGGCCTCATTTTACAAATGGCGGGCCAAGTACGGCGGCATGGACGCCTCGATGATCAGCCAGATGAAGGCTCTGGAAGACGAGAACCGCCGGCTGAAGAAAATGTATGCCGAGATGAGCATGCAGGCCGAACTTCTGAAAGAGGCTCTTGGAA AAAAAATGACGCGGCCATCTCAACGCCGGGAGATGGCCGGGAAAGCAGTGGCGTTGCGAGGGGTGAGTATTGCGCTTGCCTGCCGCACCTTCGAGGTCAGCGAGACCTGTTATCGTTACAGTGCAAAGCTGAACGACGAGAATGAGCATATTGCCGATCTCCTGATCGGACTGACGAGGGCCAAGAAGACCTGGGGTTTTGGCCTGTGCTTCCTGTATCTGCGCAACGTCCAGGGACATCGTTGGAACCACAAGCGTGTCTATCGCATCTACCGCAAACTGGAACTGAACCTGCGGATCAAGCCGCGTAAGCGTTTGAAGCGGGACAAACCGGATGCACTGGCCGTCCCGGATCAGCCAAACCTGGTCTGGTCCATGGACTTCATGGCGGACCGTCTGGAGGATGGAAGGCAGTTCCGGCTGTTGAATGTCCTTGACGACTTCAACCGCGAAGGGCTCGGCATCGAAGTGGATTTCTCGCTTCCCGCCGAGCGCGTCATCCGCAGTCTGAACCAGATCATCGAATGGCGCGGCAAACCGATGTCGATACGAGTCGATAACGGCCCCGAATATGTCAGTGGTAAACTGATGGAGTGGGCCGAAACACAAGGCATCGCGTTGAGCCACATTCAGCCCGGCAAGCCGCAGCAAAATGCCTATGTCGAGCGCTACAACCGCACAGTCCGGCATGAATGGCTCGACCAATACATCATCGAAAGCATCGAGGAGGCACAGGAGTTCGCCACGCAATGGCTATGGACCTATAACAACGAACGGCCCAATATGGGCATCGGCGGCATAACTCCCGCACAGAAACTCAAAATGGCCGCGTGA
- a CDS encoding GNAT family N-acetyltransferase, protein MLSIRPANSAEAQDLARIGLAAWEKAIRLWGEDAERLRENAKEAYFDFCTRCWPDILVAEWDGDLAGWGACEKADDFITDLWVLPEFQGHGMGTALLEKIEEGIRDRGFATARLDTHARNAGAIKLFKRFGYRVKSYFVTYSEPLDEDIDKVEMIKEFEPGAIASEQGSEEDGTYSL, encoded by the coding sequence ATGCTCTCAATTCGGCCTGCCAATTCCGCGGAAGCCCAGGATCTCGCCAGGATCGGCCTCGCTGCCTGGGAAAAGGCGATCCGCTTGTGGGGCGAGGATGCCGAGCGGCTGCGCGAGAATGCCAAAGAGGCCTATTTCGATTTCTGCACCCGATGCTGGCCCGACATTCTGGTTGCCGAATGGGACGGGGATCTCGCCGGTTGGGGCGCCTGTGAAAAGGCCGATGATTTCATCACCGATCTGTGGGTGCTGCCAGAGTTTCAGGGGCATGGCATGGGCACAGCACTGCTGGAAAAGATTGAGGAGGGAATCAGAGACCGTGGTTTTGCCACAGCCCGCCTCGACACCCATGCCCGCAACGCGGGTGCCATCAAGCTGTTCAAACGCTTCGGCTATCGGGTGAAATCCTATTTCGTCACCTATTCAGAACCACTCGATGAGGACATCGACAAGGTCGAGATGATCAAGGAGTTCGAGCCCGGCGCCATTGCTTCGGAACAGGGCTCTGAAGAGGATGGCACCTACAGCCTGTGA
- a CDS encoding DUF6455 family protein, with protein MSVLNIFSRLTNRADLMDDMMDKLGVSEEMHQMPDHAGVLRRAANRCLSCEKPDSCQQWLNTEISPSEAPYFCKNHDLFERVIEKINAKSPAA; from the coding sequence ATGAGCGTTTTGAATATCTTCAGCCGTCTGACCAACCGGGCAGACTTGATGGACGACATGATGGACAAGTTGGGCGTGAGCGAAGAGATGCATCAGATGCCCGACCATGCCGGCGTGTTGCGCCGTGCCGCCAATCGCTGCCTGAGCTGCGAAAAACCCGATTCGTGCCAGCAATGGCTCAACACCGAGATCAGCCCCAGCGAAGCGCCCTATTTCTGCAAGAACCATGACCTTTTCGAGCGGGTGATCGAGAAAATCAACGCCAAGTCACCCGCAGCCTGA
- the gatB gene encoding Asp-tRNA(Asn)/Glu-tRNA(Gln) amidotransferase subunit GatB: MSLVDTRTPDPKRLISGATGDWEIIIGLEVHAQVTSNSKLFSGASTHFGNAANSNVSLVDAAMPGMLPVINQECVAQAVRTGLGLKAQINNRSVFDRKNYFYPDLPQGYQISQFKDPIVGEGKIIISVGPDRQGQFEDIEIGIERLHLEQDAGKSMHDQHPSMSYVDLNRSGVALMEIVSKPDMRSADEAKAYVTKLRSILRYLGTCDGNMDEGSMRADVNVSVRKPGGEFGTRCEIKNVNSIRFVGQAIESEARRQIAIIEDGGTIDQETRLFDPAKGETRSMRSKEDAHDYRYFPDPDLLPLEFDDAFVESLKADLPELPDDKKARFVADMGLSVYDASILVSEKAIADYFEEVARGRDGKMAANWVINDLLGALNKSGKAIEETPVSPAQLGAIIDMIKDGTISGKIAKDLFEIIWEEGGDPADVVEKRGMKQVTDTGAIEKAVDEVIAANPDQVAKAQAKPALAGWFVGQVMKATGGKANPKAVQDLVKAKLGIVDE, translated from the coding sequence ATGAGCCTCGTCGACACCCGCACTCCTGACCCGAAGCGCCTGATTTCCGGCGCCACTGGTGATTGGGAAATCATCATAGGCCTGGAAGTCCATGCCCAGGTCACAAGCAATTCGAAATTGTTTTCGGGCGCCTCGACCCATTTTGGCAATGCCGCCAATTCCAATGTCAGCCTCGTCGATGCGGCGATGCCCGGCATGCTGCCGGTGATCAACCAGGAATGTGTGGCCCAGGCCGTGCGCACCGGGCTTGGTCTCAAGGCCCAGATCAACAACCGTTCGGTGTTTGATCGCAAAAACTATTTCTACCCGGATCTGCCGCAGGGCTACCAGATCTCCCAGTTCAAGGACCCGATTGTCGGAGAGGGCAAGATCATCATCTCCGTCGGACCGGACCGCCAGGGCCAGTTCGAGGATATCGAGATCGGCATTGAGCGGCTGCATCTCGAGCAGGATGCCGGCAAGTCGATGCACGACCAGCATCCGTCGATGTCCTATGTCGATCTCAACCGCTCGGGCGTCGCCCTGATGGAGATCGTCTCCAAGCCGGACATGCGCTCGGCCGACGAGGCCAAGGCCTATGTCACCAAGCTGCGCTCGATCCTGCGTTATCTCGGCACCTGCGACGGCAACATGGACGAGGGCTCGATGCGCGCCGATGTCAACGTGTCTGTCCGCAAGCCCGGCGGCGAATTTGGAACACGCTGCGAAATCAAGAACGTCAACTCGATCCGCTTCGTTGGTCAGGCAATTGAGTCCGAAGCCCGCCGCCAGATCGCCATCATCGAGGACGGCGGAACCATCGATCAGGAAACCCGTCTGTTCGATCCGGCCAAGGGTGAGACCCGGTCGATGCGCTCCAAGGAAGATGCGCATGACTACCGCTACTTTCCTGATCCCGATCTGTTGCCGCTCGAGTTTGATGACGCGTTTGTCGAGAGCTTGAAGGCCGATCTTCCGGAACTGCCCGATGACAAGAAAGCGCGCTTTGTCGCCGACATGGGCCTGAGCGTCTACGACGCGTCGATCCTTGTCTCGGAGAAGGCGATCGCTGACTACTTCGAGGAAGTGGCCAGGGGGCGCGACGGCAAAATGGCAGCCAACTGGGTCATCAACGACCTCTTGGGCGCCTTGAACAAATCCGGCAAAGCCATTGAAGAGACTCCGGTTTCCCCCGCCCAACTTGGCGCAATCATTGACATGATCAAGGACGGGACCATCTCCGGCAAGATCGCCAAGGACCTCTTCGAGATCATCTGGGAAGAGGGCGGAGATCCGGCCGATGTGGTCGAAAAGCGCGGCATGAAGCAGGTCACCGACACCGGCGCCATCGAAAAGGCTGTCGACGAGGTTATCGCCGCCAATCCCGATCAGGTCGCCAAGGCCCAGGCCAAGCCCGCGCTCGCAGGCTGGTTCGTCGGCCAGGTCATGAAGGCCACCGGCGGCAAGGCCAACCCGAAGGCCGTGCAGGACCTGGTCAAGGCCAAGCTCGGCATCGTGGACGAGTAG
- a CDS encoding GNAT family N-acetyltransferase, whose translation MFFVRSASARDIAAIREVLAETWRATYAPFYGAAKVEEIIADWHSEAAVKANLARPDGEFLVADDGKMIGGMAFASHASGTHIVSLHQLYVRPECQGVGIGRDLFAEIETCFPGAQSLTLEVDPGNEPAIAFYQAHGMKETGRTGNCGKDQSGIPALIMTKPLTG comes from the coding sequence ATGTTCTTCGTCCGCTCCGCCTCCGCACGCGACATCGCGGCCATCCGTGAAGTGCTGGCGGAAACCTGGCGGGCGACCTATGCGCCGTTCTATGGGGCGGCGAAGGTCGAGGAAATTATCGCCGACTGGCATTCAGAAGCAGCGGTCAAGGCCAATCTGGCGCGGCCTGATGGCGAGTTCCTGGTTGCCGATGATGGCAAGATGATTGGCGGCATGGCCTTTGCCAGCCATGCATCAGGCACCCACATCGTCTCCCTGCACCAGCTCTATGTGCGGCCAGAATGCCAGGGGGTGGGCATTGGCCGCGATCTCTTTGCCGAGATCGAGACCTGTTTCCCGGGCGCCCAAAGCCTCACGCTCGAAGTCGATCCCGGCAACGAACCGGCGATCGCGTTTTATCAGGCGCACGGGATGAAAGAGACCGGCCGCACCGGCAATTGCGGCAAGGATCAGTCGGGTATTCCGGCCCTGATCATGACCAAGCCGCTCACCGGGTGA
- a CDS encoding GNAT family N-acetyltransferase → MSTNIQIRQAEPEDVAAIAVMFAQDALGGHGDSADPADLPLYLEAFDRIAASPNDTLYVAVMEGEVVGTFQTTLITSLTGKGASNLTVEAVHTRMDMRGAGIGEAMIRHAVEEGRAQGVRLVQLMSNASRTDAHRFYQRLGFSQSHLGFKMKLR, encoded by the coding sequence ATGTCAACCAACATCCAGATCCGTCAGGCCGAGCCCGAAGATGTCGCCGCGATCGCGGTCATGTTCGCCCAGGACGCGCTCGGTGGCCATGGCGACAGCGCCGATCCGGCTGATCTGCCACTCTATCTCGAGGCGTTTGATCGTATTGCGGCAAGCCCAAATGACACGCTTTATGTGGCGGTCATGGAGGGCGAGGTGGTCGGCACCTTCCAGACAACGCTGATCACGTCTCTGACTGGCAAGGGCGCCAGCAATCTGACGGTGGAAGCCGTGCACACCAGAATGGATATGCGCGGCGCGGGCATCGGCGAGGCGATGATCCGCCACGCGGTTGAAGAGGGGCGGGCGCAGGGTGTCCGGCTCGTTCAATTGATGTCGAACGCAAGCCGCACAGATGCGCACCGGTTTTACCAGCGGCTCGGCTTCAGCCAGAGCCATCTGGGCTTCAAGATGAAATTGCGCTGA
- a CDS encoding NADH:ubiquinone oxidoreductase subunit NDUFA12 encodes MKTLLLQIFTWWSGQTIGVRFHTWRNGERVGEDAMGNVYYQGGKDSEGRTRRWVIYNGPSEPSMIPPGWHGWMHHRTDVAPPSETYAAKPWEKPHQENLTGTGRAYRPKGSILNQGARPTVTGDYDAWTPKS; translated from the coding sequence ATGAAGACGTTACTGCTTCAGATTTTCACCTGGTGGAGCGGCCAGACCATCGGTGTTCGATTCCACACCTGGCGGAACGGCGAGCGCGTCGGCGAAGACGCGATGGGCAATGTCTACTATCAGGGCGGCAAGGATTCCGAAGGCCGCACACGGCGCTGGGTGATCTACAACGGTCCCTCCGAGCCATCGATGATTCCGCCCGGCTGGCATGGCTGGATGCATCACCGCACCGATGTGGCGCCGCCGTCCGAGACCTATGCTGCAAAGCCCTGGGAAAAGCCGCATCAGGAGAACCTGACCGGTACCGGGCGTGCCTACCGTCCAAAGGGCTCCATCCTCAATCAGGGTGCCCGCCCGACGGTCACCGGCGATTATGATGCCTGGACCCCTAAATCCTGA
- a CDS encoding DUF2155 domain-containing protein, whose product MTFKMMSLARASFALVIVATASVVGLAQASAARIENPVAVFSGIDKITGRITTFDVYVGETVQFGALQVTPKVCYSRDESEAPKTTTFVEVDEITLDRKIRRLFTGWMFADSPGLNAVDHAVYDVWLKECKLQSDVPPPAPEATN is encoded by the coding sequence ATGACATTCAAAATGATGAGTTTGGCCAGGGCTTCGTTTGCGCTGGTCATCGTAGCAACGGCCAGCGTTGTCGGCCTCGCGCAGGCTTCAGCGGCGCGGATCGAGAACCCGGTTGCGGTGTTTTCCGGGATCGACAAGATCACCGGTCGGATCACTACATTCGACGTCTATGTCGGAGAGACCGTTCAGTTCGGCGCGCTTCAGGTGACGCCAAAGGTTTGCTACAGCCGCGACGAGAGCGAAGCGCCAAAGACCACCACCTTTGTTGAGGTCGACGAAATCACGCTCGACCGCAAGATAAGGCGGCTGTTCACCGGTTGGATGTTCGCCGACTCACCTGGCCTCAACGCGGTCGATCACGCCGTCTATGATGTCTGGCTCAAGGAATGCAAGTTGCAATCCGATGTGCCGCCTCCGGCGCCTGAAGCCACCAACTAA